One genomic region from Flagellimonas oceani encodes:
- a CDS encoding N-acetylmuramoyl-L-alanine amidase family protein, whose protein sequence is MAQKPIVVIDPGHGGPDSGAVGTNGILEKKVVLDIAKRCLLLNRRLFGDSLEIYLTRYTDTLVPLGTRTRLAKALGADVFVSIHCNQAPNHKAQGFEIFLFHKEVDSESYAVANKLAYYLQSKLGIYDRGVKYANFQVLRDTYGHCPSLLLETGFISNGVEAEFAKKTESQTAIALTILQSLIKTIYYD, encoded by the coding sequence ATGGCGCAAAAGCCCATTGTGGTCATCGACCCCGGCCATGGAGGTCCCGATTCAGGGGCAGTGGGGACAAACGGGATTTTGGAAAAGAAAGTGGTCTTGGATATAGCCAAGCGATGTCTTTTATTGAACCGTAGATTGTTCGGGGACAGTTTGGAAATCTACCTGACCCGATATACGGATACCTTGGTCCCCTTGGGTACCCGCACTAGGCTGGCCAAGGCACTTGGAGCCGATGTGTTTGTGTCCATCCATTGCAACCAGGCTCCGAACCATAAAGCGCAAGGTTTCGAAATCTTTTTGTTCCACAAAGAAGTGGACAGTGAATCCTATGCCGTTGCCAATAAATTGGCGTATTATTTACAAAGCAAATTGGGTATTTATGACCGTGGGGTCAAATATGCCAACTTCCAAGTTTTGCGCGATACATATGGACACTGTCCTTCCCTGCTATTGGAAACGGGGTTTATTTCCAATGGAGTTGAAGCCGAATTTGCCAAAAAAACAGAAAGTCAAACGGCAATAGCTCTGACCATTTTACAATCACTGATTAAAACGATTTATTATGACTAA
- a CDS encoding AraC family transcriptional regulator, which produces MDSPENKKRLEDIYNQLVHIANGNFSYQIQRTNKNDALEALTFLVNTTTEELRDAFLHQGFIKLHNSYEMVVQLFFELDEIGQVTRTNPRVETLLNYKEGTLNGRPFAQLLDKSSKKGWKKLLKASPKDRVWELTLRVSFLEQSGLQLPAHCHVIYFPEHWNHEGTFMVTCFELIKNDETDQGLLQKKLKKQLQAHGLLPRPEKTETHILHAMDMDNLRKAERYIMDNLDMPLPSIKELAHICNTNEYKFKKGFKELFGMTAFQYQKYERLRKAHILIEHSNKTILAIAKTVGFKKGNHFTREFKKMYGYTPSLLRKLSK; this is translated from the coding sequence ATGGACAGCCCGGAAAACAAAAAAAGATTAGAGGATATCTACAACCAATTGGTACATATCGCCAATGGAAACTTCTCCTACCAAATCCAACGAACGAACAAAAACGATGCACTGGAGGCCCTGACGTTTTTGGTGAACACCACCACCGAAGAACTCAGGGACGCCTTTCTGCACCAAGGCTTTATCAAACTCCACAACTCCTATGAAATGGTCGTTCAATTGTTCTTTGAACTGGATGAAATAGGCCAGGTCACTAGGACCAACCCAAGGGTCGAAACACTATTAAACTACAAAGAAGGGACCTTGAACGGTCGCCCATTTGCTCAACTGCTGGACAAAAGCTCAAAAAAGGGATGGAAAAAACTGTTGAAGGCATCCCCTAAAGATCGGGTTTGGGAACTGACCCTTCGGGTATCATTTTTAGAGCAATCGGGGCTCCAGCTCCCCGCCCATTGTCATGTGATCTATTTCCCAGAGCATTGGAACCATGAGGGAACTTTTATGGTGACCTGTTTTGAACTGATCAAGAACGATGAAACGGATCAGGGGTTACTTCAAAAGAAATTGAAAAAACAATTACAGGCCCATGGCCTTTTGCCCCGACCAGAAAAAACGGAGACCCATATCCTCCACGCCATGGATATGGATAACCTAAGGAAGGCCGAACGATATATTATGGATAACCTGGATATGCCGCTGCCATCAATCAAAGAGCTGGCCCATATTTGCAACACCAACGAGTACAAGTTCAAAAAGGGATTCAAGGAGCTTTTCGGCATGACGGCCTTTCAGTATCAAAAATATGAACGGCTCAGAAAGGCCCATATCCTGATAGAGCACTCCAACAAGACCATCCTGGCCATTGCCAAGACCGTAGGTTTCAAAAAGGGGAACCACTTTACACGGGAATTCAAAAAAATGTATGGTTACACGCCGTCCCTACTGCGGAAACTTTCAAAATAA
- a CDS encoding helix-turn-helix domain-containing protein encodes MAATIITTEDLMEFKVELLEEFKNLMVEHTHPQPKNWLRSSDVLDRLEISHGTLQSLRNKNIIPSYKVEGILFYDAEEIDQIILENKVESIDGMV; translated from the coding sequence ATGGCAGCAACGATCATTACCACGGAAGACCTCATGGAATTCAAAGTCGAACTCTTGGAGGAGTTCAAGAACTTGATGGTGGAGCACACCCATCCCCAGCCCAAGAACTGGCTGCGCTCCAGTGATGTACTGGATCGATTGGAGATAAGCCACGGCACCCTTCAGAGCTTGCGCAACAAGAACATCATCCCCAGCTACAAAGTTGAGGGCATCCTTTTTTATGATGCCGAGGAAATCGACCAGATTATTCTGGAGAACAAGGTGGAATCCATAGACGGTATGGTATGA
- a CDS encoding zinc-dependent metalloprotease — translation MKKLVIILWLFMTVGGFSQTPKTNPISEDEVLASTTGSTFLTSFMEEGELYLNIPREVLENPMLFIRYDYRKAYKYIQVLWSLEGDKVLLKHPRVRSSAGIILPVRHHKALKDNILAMFPLEKDMCKQGDLCINITSLVMDNIIEWTKGFTETLVPQLSLLQGSKDFHNEVVIKTRRGLMFEGSRVSFPVFFGLAALPEKLMKGRNYDYRMGFFNEDRSGIDNGEPKNSVANIARWRLEKKHKDRKLSVPVKPITFVIPPDVPEQWRPYVRAGIEEWLPAFESAGFEDAIVVKETDSLSEWEAHSIHTSYVDWGDSKYLRGFDESGGTVSHIIDFRTGEILKSDIYLGASVENVTDRYFIRCAPLDKRAQSLPFPQELTGRLFQRIAAHEAGHAFGLFDSNYGEFAYPVEKMSDIQWLKTMGHTPSVMNYSRENSIAQPADSVPPELLIQKVGPMDRYQIQWGYTEFPEEMSEQEEDFALERIMGMQDSIPWFRFNQSQAEVFGPATANEVVDTNNPVQSTKLALKNLERVICLMPTVVKDQKDIRRLENLYGRLLEHWKDHMLYVTSLLGGYDIRYKPISTPGKMFTPIPLAMQEEAMDFLHANALNPPQWLVAPEFLPKLEYSTFPDKMVEFQQRSVDELLRTRRFKRFEYMETLEGFEGTLEWYLSELQQGLFRELYEGSPKVGRIRQEIQSYYIDRAIMAVHQNAHHTYAEMKAFDYTAYSKGLLMAQLVKLRGDIRSKLKKEKDSDARGHWEHCLARLDSL, via the coding sequence ATGAAAAAACTCGTAATAATACTATGGCTTTTTATGACGGTTGGGGGATTTTCCCAAACACCGAAAACCAACCCCATAAGTGAGGATGAAGTGCTAGCTTCCACAACAGGGTCAACGTTTCTGACCTCCTTTATGGAGGAGGGGGAGCTCTATCTCAATATTCCGAGGGAGGTGCTGGAGAACCCTATGCTCTTTATCCGCTATGACTATAGAAAAGCATATAAGTATATACAGGTGCTTTGGTCATTGGAGGGGGACAAGGTGCTATTAAAACATCCTAGGGTAAGGTCCTCTGCTGGAATCATTTTACCTGTAAGGCACCACAAGGCCTTAAAGGATAATATTTTGGCCATGTTCCCCTTGGAAAAGGATATGTGCAAGCAAGGGGACCTGTGCATCAATATCACTTCCTTGGTAATGGACAATATCATTGAGTGGACCAAGGGCTTCACGGAAACCTTGGTGCCTCAGTTGAGCCTGTTACAGGGCTCGAAGGATTTTCACAACGAGGTAGTCATCAAGACCCGACGTGGTTTGATGTTCGAAGGTTCGAGAGTTTCCTTTCCAGTATTTTTTGGATTGGCGGCCCTTCCCGAGAAACTGATGAAAGGTAGGAACTATGACTATCGCATGGGATTCTTCAACGAGGACCGGAGTGGTATCGATAATGGTGAACCCAAGAACAGTGTGGCCAATATTGCTCGGTGGCGATTGGAGAAAAAACACAAGGATCGGAAACTGAGCGTTCCCGTTAAACCGATAACCTTTGTCATACCGCCAGATGTTCCCGAACAGTGGAGACCTTATGTGAGGGCAGGTATCGAAGAATGGCTGCCTGCCTTTGAGTCTGCAGGGTTCGAGGATGCCATAGTGGTCAAGGAAACGGACAGCTTGTCGGAATGGGAGGCCCATAGTATCCATACCTCCTATGTGGATTGGGGCGATTCCAAATATTTGCGCGGCTTTGATGAGTCAGGTGGTACTGTATCCCATATAATTGATTTCAGGACCGGTGAAATCCTCAAATCTGACATCTATCTAGGAGCGTCGGTCGAAAATGTTACGGACCGTTATTTCATTCGTTGCGCGCCCTTGGACAAACGGGCCCAGTCGTTGCCTTTTCCCCAAGAACTTACGGGAAGGCTTTTTCAAAGGATTGCCGCCCATGAGGCGGGTCACGCCTTTGGTCTTTTTGACAGTAACTATGGGGAGTTTGCCTATCCCGTCGAAAAGATGTCCGATATCCAGTGGCTGAAGACCATGGGCCATACCCCAAGTGTAATGAATTATTCCAGGGAAAACAGTATTGCTCAACCGGCAGACAGTGTACCCCCTGAACTGTTAATCCAAAAAGTAGGTCCGATGGACCGGTACCAAATCCAATGGGGCTACACTGAATTCCCAGAGGAAATGTCAGAGCAGGAGGAGGACTTTGCCTTGGAGCGTATTATGGGGATGCAGGATTCCATTCCCTGGTTTAGGTTCAATCAAAGCCAAGCAGAAGTATTTGGGCCCGCTACGGCCAATGAAGTAGTGGATACGAATAATCCCGTCCAGAGTACCAAGTTGGCCCTGAAGAACTTGGAACGTGTTATTTGCCTGATGCCGACCGTCGTAAAGGACCAAAAGGACATTAGAAGATTGGAAAATCTATATGGAAGATTACTGGAACATTGGAAAGACCATATGCTCTATGTGACCTCTTTGCTAGGCGGGTACGATATTCGGTACAAGCCCATCAGTACCCCTGGCAAGATGTTCACGCCAATCCCTTTGGCCATGCAGGAGGAGGCCATGGACTTTTTGCATGCCAATGCCCTGAATCCACCGCAATGGTTGGTTGCCCCGGAGTTCCTTCCCAAACTGGAGTATTCCACCTTTCCCGACAAAATGGTCGAATTCCAACAGCGGTCGGTGGACGAACTATTGCGGACGCGACGCTTTAAGCGCTTTGAATATATGGAAACGCTTGAGGGCTTTGAAGGCACACTTGAATGGTATCTATCGGAATTGCAACAAGGATTGTTCAGGGAACTGTATGAAGGTTCTCCCAAAGTAGGACGGATAAGACAAGAAATCCAATCCTATTATATCGACCGGGCCATTATGGCGGTACATCAAAACGCTCATCATACCTATGCAGAAATGAAAGCTTTTGATTATACCGCTTACTCCAAAGGGTTGTTGATGGCGCAGTTGGTGAAATTAAGGGGGGATATCAGGAGCAAGTTAAAAAAGGAAAAGGACAGTGATGCCAGAGGGCATTGGGAGCACTGCTTGGCCCGATTGGATTCGTTGTAA
- a CDS encoding ATPase, producing the protein MGNPSKITEGGMVYSLGEFDGKQVEYDFSKVLTYMEAKGKLLFGRNFRLYHEDHKVLLKLCNYMVRDRTSCLEQGIDPDKGILLSGPVGCGKTTLMKLIRHITPHYKPYKVIPARNIVFGFNHVGHRIIEDYGNGQYFCFDDIGVEQMGRHFGKDCNVIGEILLSRHELFLESGLRTHATTNLNAEELEERYGKRVRSRMRELFNLVAFDQNAQDKRGTKNTDKK; encoded by the coding sequence ATGGGCAACCCCTCTAAGATAACGGAAGGTGGCATGGTCTATTCCCTGGGAGAGTTTGACGGGAAGCAGGTCGAATATGATTTCTCCAAGGTGCTAACCTATATGGAAGCCAAAGGGAAACTTCTGTTTGGACGCAATTTTAGGCTCTATCACGAGGACCATAAAGTCCTGTTGAAGCTGTGCAATTATATGGTCCGTGATCGTACCAGTTGTCTAGAACAGGGCATTGATCCCGATAAGGGGATCCTGCTCTCCGGGCCTGTAGGCTGTGGCAAGACTACCCTGATGAAATTGATTCGGCACATCACCCCGCATTATAAGCCTTACAAGGTCATCCCAGCACGGAACATTGTCTTTGGGTTTAACCATGTCGGCCATCGCATCATCGAGGACTATGGCAACGGGCAGTATTTCTGTTTTGATGACATTGGGGTGGAGCAAATGGGGCGACATTTCGGGAAGGACTGTAATGTCATCGGGGAAATACTGCTGTCCCGCCATGAGCTGTTCTTGGAATCGGGCCTCCGCACCCATGCGACCACCAACTTGAATGCCGAGGAGCTGGAGGAACGCTATGGCAAGCGTGTCCGGAGCCGTATGCGGGAACTGTTCAATTTGGTGGCCTTTGACCAAAATGCCCAAGACAAACGGGGGACAAAAAACACTGATAAAAAATAA
- a CDS encoding RteC domain-containing protein, which yields MKYQKLLSEFEGQLEALESGNGDILYKAERGIALVEKCIRKLQKQIVGQDFETQADEIYFFKHVKPQIFSKLIYYIRLFSIESKRPRGKDVAQIKYLQQQIDKLQTFFNDNLEFYNYYRRGAMSMDEQYFVRGNRDLRMPLESFHFLIDDEFSTCQDCTVATIMAYDMLIVYLRKEVDDLNNNMEPTKNTIMEKPSKLFWTGSKTDLIELLYALHTSKCINGGTVDIKEMASHFEYFYNVDLGNYYHTFIDIRSRKSSRTRFLDRLIEMLNQRMESLEE from the coding sequence ATGAAATATCAAAAACTGCTATCGGAATTTGAGGGCCAATTAGAGGCCTTGGAGAGCGGAAACGGCGATATCCTCTACAAAGCGGAGAGGGGCATAGCACTGGTGGAAAAATGTATCCGCAAACTGCAAAAACAGATTGTGGGCCAAGATTTTGAGACGCAGGCCGACGAGATCTATTTTTTCAAGCATGTCAAGCCCCAGATTTTTAGCAAGCTGATCTATTATATCAGGCTCTTCAGTATTGAGAGCAAACGCCCTAGGGGAAAGGATGTGGCCCAGATCAAGTATCTCCAGCAACAAATCGATAAGCTGCAGACCTTCTTTAACGACAACTTGGAATTCTATAACTATTACCGGCGTGGGGCCATGTCCATGGACGAACAGTATTTTGTCCGGGGCAACCGGGATCTGCGCATGCCCTTGGAATCCTTCCACTTCTTGATCGATGATGAGTTCTCCACATGTCAGGACTGTACTGTGGCCACCATTATGGCCTATGATATGCTCATTGTTTATCTCAGAAAGGAAGTGGACGATTTGAATAACAATATGGAACCTACTAAGAACACTATTATGGAAAAGCCTTCAAAACTTTTTTGGACGGGTAGCAAGACCGATCTCATCGAGCTGCTCTATGCCCTGCATACCAGCAAATGCATCAATGGGGGCACTGTTGATATCAAGGAAATGGCCTCCCATTTCGAATACTTCTACAATGTTGACCTGGGCAATTACTACCACACTTTTATCGATATCCGCTCCCGTAAGAGCAGCCGGACCCGGTTCTTGGACCGGCTCATCGAGATGCTCAACCAGCGGATGGAATCCCTTGAAGAATAG
- a CDS encoding DUF6520 family protein, which yields MKTKFLKLVLPAFAILLAVGLAFATESNTVSQVAYYQTSSGVMEVTIGDDCEPNGDISCTYFGNQLYAEPSLSTPLGRNP from the coding sequence ATGAAAACTAAATTTTTAAAACTTGTTTTACCGGCCTTTGCCATTCTATTGGCGGTCGGTCTGGCCTTTGCCACCGAGAGCAATACGGTCAGTCAAGTGGCGTACTATCAAACGTCAAGCGGGGTCATGGAGGTGACCATAGGGGACGACTGTGAACCTAACGGCGACATCAGTTGTACCTACTTCGGCAATCAATTATATGCCGAACCTTCCCTGTCCACACCATTGGGCAGGAACCCATAG
- a CDS encoding RagB/SusD family nutrient uptake outer membrane protein: MIQRINKIRSAGDHGLPALIKQLNLQILPLLMSLGMVGCTDFVEVEPPKDTLVAETVFDEASTVRSAMANLFFGMREQGMVSGSFGLTTALGIYADELDYYGFEVQNTEFYQHNLLAGNELVRQWWANGYELIYGANDIIRGVEESQSLSEEEKALFTGQALIVRSYIHSLLAQLFGDVPYITTVDYQANNTVSRSPEAEVFEAIITDLERSVALLEGMENPSSERTIPDQYATKALLARMYLYVGDWANAEAMASELIGAFDLEDDLERVFLKDSGETIWQLKPGEAPRNTQEANRLIIQAVPGQTYALTESFMDSFEEGDLREAFWTESISNADNTLTLFYAHKYKADFSQTESMEYSIVLRLAEQYLIRAEARALLGNLSGAASDLNTLRNRAGLPDIPIGTQGELSEAVLQERRMELFTERGHRWFDLKRFGEASAVLEGIKPGWQDTDLLLPVPETEMEINPNLLPQNAGY, from the coding sequence ATGATACAACGAATAAACAAAATCAGGAGCGCAGGAGACCATGGTCTTCCAGCACTCATAAAACAGCTCAACCTTCAAATCCTTCCGTTGCTCATGAGTCTGGGTATGGTAGGCTGTACGGACTTTGTGGAAGTGGAACCGCCCAAGGATACCTTGGTCGCGGAAACGGTATTCGATGAAGCCTCCACGGTACGCTCCGCCATGGCCAACCTATTTTTCGGGATGCGGGAACAGGGCATGGTATCGGGCAGTTTTGGCCTGACCACGGCCTTGGGCATCTATGCGGACGAACTGGATTATTATGGATTCGAAGTGCAGAACACGGAGTTCTACCAACACAATCTCTTGGCAGGCAATGAATTGGTGAGGCAATGGTGGGCCAATGGCTATGAGCTGATCTACGGCGCCAATGATATCATTCGAGGTGTGGAAGAATCACAGTCCCTGAGCGAGGAGGAAAAGGCCCTATTTACAGGACAGGCCCTAATCGTCCGCTCCTATATCCATAGTCTCTTGGCGCAGTTGTTCGGTGATGTCCCGTATATCACCACGGTGGACTATCAGGCAAACAATACTGTATCACGTAGCCCAGAGGCGGAAGTTTTTGAAGCGATCATAACCGATCTGGAACGGTCCGTGGCTTTATTGGAAGGTATGGAAAATCCATCGTCGGAACGCACCATCCCCGACCAGTATGCAACAAAGGCCTTATTGGCCCGGATGTACCTGTATGTAGGGGATTGGGCGAATGCTGAAGCCATGGCCTCCGAACTGATAGGAGCCTTTGATCTGGAAGACGATTTGGAAAGGGTCTTTCTAAAGGATTCGGGCGAGACCATTTGGCAATTGAAGCCGGGCGAGGCCCCTAGGAACACCCAAGAGGCAAACCGATTGATTATACAGGCGGTTCCAGGCCAGACCTATGCACTGACCGAATCATTCATGGACAGTTTTGAGGAAGGCGATCTCCGGGAAGCTTTTTGGACGGAAAGCATATCCAATGCCGATAATACACTGACCCTGTTCTACGCCCATAAATACAAGGCCGATTTTTCCCAGACGGAGTCCATGGAATATTCAATTGTACTGCGTTTGGCGGAACAATACCTGATTAGGGCCGAGGCCAGAGCACTATTGGGCAACCTCTCCGGTGCAGCAAGTGATTTGAATACGCTCCGCAATCGGGCAGGCCTACCGGATATCCCTATAGGAACACAAGGGGAACTATCGGAGGCTGTATTGCAGGAACGGCGGATGGAACTGTTCACGGAGCGAGGGCATCGTTGGTTCGATCTGAAACGCTTTGGAGAGGCCAGTGCCGTATTGGAAGGTATCAAGCCAGGGTGGCAGGATACCGACCTGTTGTTGCCCGTTCCGGAGACCGAGATGGAGATCAACCCCAATCTACTGCCGCAGAATGCCGGATACTGA
- a CDS encoding MauE/DoxX family redox-associated membrane protein, with amino-acid sequence MDPFTFIIVNQILTMNTGILIKKRQAVVETICYLYSILFLYTASSKLMGLSDFKLQLGRSQLLGPFAEWIAWIVPLLEIVLAILLLTKVYRLVALYGSLILMSLFTGYIVWMLRFSDHIPCSCGGVISSMGWETHLVFNAFWIVLALIGIVLMENTRKKSTSKNTVQ; translated from the coding sequence TTGGACCCTTTTACTTTTATCATTGTAAATCAAATCCTTACAATGAATACTGGTATACTCATAAAAAAGCGTCAAGCCGTAGTGGAAACCATCTGCTATCTCTACAGCATACTTTTCCTGTATACTGCGAGCAGTAAACTCATGGGACTATCTGACTTTAAGCTCCAATTGGGCCGCTCGCAGCTCTTGGGTCCCTTCGCCGAGTGGATTGCCTGGATCGTGCCTCTTCTTGAGATTGTTCTCGCCATCCTGCTACTGACCAAAGTATATCGGCTGGTTGCCCTCTACGGGTCTCTTATACTAATGTCCCTTTTCACGGGCTATATCGTTTGGATGCTGCGTTTCAGTGACCATATCCCCTGCTCCTGCGGTGGGGTCATATCCTCCATGGGCTGGGAAACGCACCTCGTGTTCAATGCCTTTTGGATCGTCCTGGCATTGATCGGTATCGTGCTCATGGAAAACACAAGAAAAAAATCAACGTCGAAAAACACTGTGCAGTGA